Sequence from the Rhizobium sp. TH2 genome:
GACCAGATCGATCTGGCCAACCAGCAGATGGCGGATACGTTCACTGCCCATCCCGATCTCACAGCCTTCATGCTGATCGGCGGCTGGGCGCAGTTCGCCCCGCAGGCCTATGCCGGGGTTACGGACCAGGTGATGGACAAGCTCAAGTCCAAGACGCTCGCCATCGTCGCCGGTGACACCCTGCCGCCGCAGATGGATGCGCTGAAGGCCGGACGCAGCCACGTGCAGGTGGGACAGCGGCCGTTCGAAATGGGCTATCGCGCACCGACGGTTATGATCGAACTGATCGAGGGCAAGACCGTCGAGCCGATCATCTTCACCGGTCTCGACGAATGCACGCAGGAAACTGCCGAGACCTGCATTGCCAAGTAGGCAGTGCTCCGGGTCCCGGCACTGACTTCCGGGACCCGTTTTCATCGCCGCCAACGTCTCACCGGCCCTTCTGGACTGCCGGAGGGAGGCGCTTTGTCAAAAATTCGAGCATGACGCTCGACAGAGGAGGAAATCATGAAACTGAGATATGCAATCGCAGCGCTGCTCGTGGCGACCGCCTTCACCGTGCCGGGCGCCCAGGCGCAGGAAAAGAAACAGCTCGCATTCGTCGTCAACGGCGCATCCGACTTCTGGAAGCTGGCCGAAGCCGGCGTCCGCAAGGCGCAGGAAGAACTGCCGAACTACGAACTGAGCTTGAAATATCCCGAGCAGGCGGCCGCCGCCGTACAGCAGCGGTTGATGGACGACCTCGTGGCCGCAGGCGTTTCAGCCATCATGGTCAGCGCGGTCGATCCGAAGTCCTCGACCGATGCGCTCAACCGCGTCGGCGGACAGGTGCCGCTGTTCACCACGGACAGCGATGCGCCCGATACCAATCGTATCGCCTATATCGGTTCGTCCAACACCGATGCCGGCAAGCAGGCGGGCGAGATCGCACTCAAGGCATTGCCCGATGGCGGCAAGTGTATCGGCTTCGTCGGCCTGCCGGGCGCGGACAATGCCCGCGAGCGCATCGACGGCATGAAGTCGGTGATCGCGGGCTCCAAGGTCGAGCTGATCGACGTGCGCGGCGACGACATCGACATGACGCGCGCCAAGCGAAACGTCGAGGACGCGCTGGCCGCCAACCCCGACATCACCTGCATGGTCGGCTTCTATTCATACAATCCGCCCCGCATTTACGAGGTGCTGAAGGAAGCCGGCAAACTTGGCCAGATCACCGTCGTGGCGTTTGATGAGGATCCGATCACCTTGGGTGGCGTTCGCGAAGGCACGATCGCCGGCACCGTCGTGCAACAGCCTTACGAATGGGGCTACCAGGGCATGAAGCTGATGGCCAAGTATCTCGAAGGCGATAAATCCGTCGTCCCCGCCAACAAGCTGATCATCGTGCCGACGGCGATCATCGACAAGGCAAATGTCGATGCATTCGAGGCCGAACTGAAGTCGCGCATCGGCGGCTGACACCTCGAAGGATACAGGCCGGCAACGTCCTCAAACCTCCCGCCGGCCTGTATTTCCTGTATAGCTAGCGTTTCGCCACCAGACATTGATGCAATGCCCGACCCGTTCATTCAGATCTCGAATGTCAGCAAACAATATCCCGGCGTCCTGGCGCTCGATGGCGTGAGCCTGTCGGTCGCGCCGGGCGAGGTGCTGGGCATCGTCGGAGAGAACGGCGCGGGAAAATCCACGCTGATGAAGATTCTCGGCGGCGTGGTGGAACCGACATCTGGCAGCATCACGGTGGATGGTATCGAGTCCAACCGCCTGACGGTTGCCGGTTCCATGGCCGCCGGCATCGCGTTCGTGCATCAGGAACTCAATCTTTTCGAGAACCTGACGGCCGCGGCCAATATCTTCATCGGCCGCGAGCCGCTGATGGGCGGAGCTTTGCGCCTGATCGACAACAAGCGCGTGACCGAACTTGCGGCCCCGCTTCTGAAGCAACTGGGTGCCGAATTCAGCCCCGATACGCTCGTCGGATCTCTTTCGCTTGCCGAGATGCAACTGGTCGAGATTGCCAAGTCGCTGTCGCGCAAGTCGCGGCTGATCATCATGGATGAACCGACATCCAGCCTGACGGCAACCGAGACCGAACGCCTGATCGCCGTCATTGGCGCGCTGAAGGCTGGCGGCGTCAGCATCGTTTTCATTTCGCACCGGCTGATGGAGGTCGAGCGATGCGCCGACCGGGTCGTGGTGCTCCGTGACGGCAAGCAGGTCGCGGCACTCGAGCGATCGCAAATCAACGCGGATACGATGATCCGGCAGATGATCGGGCGCGACCTCAAGACGCTCTATCGTACGCCCAAGGCGCCGCCGGGCACGCCCGTGCTGGAGTTGGACAAGATCAGGACATCACACTGGCCGGATCGTGCGGTCGACCTCACGGTTAGGCACGGCGAAATCGTCGGGCTGGCGGGCCTCGTCGGATCAGGGCGCACCGAACTTGCCTGCACCATCTTCGGCCTTGATCCGCCAAAGGGCGGCGCGATCCGAATCGATGGCAGATCGACGAGAATTGACACACCACGCGATGCGATCGAGCGCGGCATTTACCTGATCCCCGAGGATCGCAAGCGGTCGGGTCTGGTGCTCGATTTTTCGATCCGCAACAACGTCACGCTCGCCAACTTGCCTAGATATGCGCGCGGTGGGCTTGTGGATGTGCGCGCCGAGGGCGGCGTTGCCGAGAGGCAGCGGTCGAAGCTCGACATCAGGGCGAGGGATGTCGCGCTCGGCGTGGGATCGCTTTCGGGGGGCAACCAGCAGAAGGTGGTGCTGGCGAAATGGCTGTCCATGGCACCCAGGCTGCTGATCTTCGACGAGCCGACCCGCGGCATCGATATCGGCGCCAAGAACGAGATCTACCAACTCATGCGCGACCTTGCGGACCAGGGCGTCGGCATCCTGATGATCTCGAGCGACATGGAAGAAATCATCGGCGTCAGCGATCGTGTCGCGGTGATGCACGAAGGGGCGATTGCCGGCTTCCTGGAGCGGGCGGATTTGAGCGAGCCGGCGATCATGTCGCTGGCCGTGGGGAGACACTGATATGACATTGAACGGAAAGCCGGAGCCTCAAGCATGATCAACCGCAAGGACCTGTGGCTTCTGATCCTGATCCTGGTCGTGGGCGCGATCGTGGCATTGATCAATCCGAGATTTCTCTCGCCGATCAACCTCTCCAACACCGCCAACCTGATCGGACTGTTCGGCATTTTCGCGATCGCCCAGGCCTTCGTCATCATATCCGGCGGCATCGAGCTCTCCGTCGGCTCGATCATAGCGCTGCTCGGCGTGATATTCGTCGATCTGGTGGCGCTCGGTACGCTGCACTGGAGCCTGGCCTTCATTGCCGTCATCGTGCTGGGCTGTCTGATCGGTCTCGTGCACGGCTTTCTCGTCGCCAAGGTCGGGCTCCAGCCCTTTGTCGTGACACTATGCGGCCTGCTGATCTATCGCGGTGCGGCGCGTTATTATACCGATGACGCGACGGCGGGGTTTCCCTTCGGCGCGAGTTTTCCGACGCTCGAATGGCTTACCACGGGTAGGTTCTACGGTATTCCGCACAGTCTGATCGCGTTCCTGATCATCACCGTGATCATGGGCATCGTGCTGCACAAGTCGGTCTTCGGCCGCTACCTGCTGGCTGTCGGCAAGAATGAGGAGGCCGCGCGCTACAGCGGCATCGGTACGTCGAAAATTACCATCGCGGCCTATGTCATCTGCTGCGGGCTGACCGCGCTCGCGGCCATCTTCATCGCCATGTACACGCGCTCTATCTCGCCCTCGTCGCATGGGAATTTCTACGAACTCTACGCCATCGCAGCGGCCGTACTTGGCGGTTGTTCTCTAAGGGGCGGGGAGGGATCGATCGTCGGCGTGGTGCTCGGAACAGTGCTGCTGCAGGTGCTGCAGAATCTCGTCAACCTGCTCGGCATTCCGAGTTCGCTCAACTTCGCCGTCATGGGCTCGGTCATTCTGCTCGGTGTTCTGGCCGACCAGCAGTTTTCACGACGCACGCCGATGGGCCGACGGTAAATCGAAGTGATAGCGCAAGTGAGCCGGAATGCTGCTGCGAAACCGTAGAATAGATTTCCGCTTGAGGCCATACTTATCGGGCTTGCGATTGGCGCCAGTGATTGCAAGGACGCGTCACATCACCGCTCCTGTCTGCCAAGGTACGAATTCGACGCCGCCGAACCCCAGCGCCTCGGATTTCGTCGCTTCCCCTGACGCGACACGGACAAAAGCGTCGAAGATTTCCTGGCCTTTTTGTGCGAGCGAAACGCCTTGGAGAATGTCGCCCGTGTTGACATCCATGTCTTCCTTCAACCGCTCATACATCTCGGAGTTTGTTGCGACCTTGATGCAGGGAACGGGCTTGTATCCCGAAACCGAGCCCCGGCCCGTGGTGAAGACTATGAGGTTCGCGCCGGAGGCGACTTGCCCGGTGACGGAGCAGGGATCGTAGCCGGGGCTGTCCATGAACACGAACCCCTTCTTGTCGATGGCCTCGCCGTAAAGGTAGACTTCTTCGAGCGGCGCGGAACCGCCTTTCGCGACCGCTCCGAGGCTTTTTTCCAGGATGGTCGTCAGGCCGCCCTTCTTGTTGCCGGGGCTGGGATTGTTGTTCATCTCCCCGCCGTTGCGAGCGGCATAGTCCTCCCACCATCGAATGCGATCGAGCAGTTTTTCGGCAACTGCCGGACTGACCGCCCTGCGGGTGAGGAGATGCTCGGCACCATAGATTTCGGAGGTCTCGGACAGGATCGTCGTTCCGCCGTACGAGACCAGAATGTCAGACGCGACGCCGAGCGCCGGGTTGGCGGTGATGCCGGAATAGCCGTCCGAACCGCCGCATTGCATGCCGATGACGAGTTCCGACACGGGAGCGGGTTCGCGTATACAGGCGTCCGCGATTTCGGCCATCTCGCGCAACGCCTCGACGCCACGCTCGACGGTGACGCGGGTGCCACCGTTCTCCTGAATTGTGAGATGTCTGAAATTGTTGTCCGGGCGCATTCGACCCTTGCCGACCAGACCCGGGATTTGCATGACCTCGCAACCCAGTCCGACGAGAAGTATGCCGCCAAAATTCGGATGCCGGGCATATCCCCGCAGTGTCCTGAACAAGGTCTGATATCCCTCGTCCGAACCGCTCATCCCACACCCGCTCCCGTGCGAGATCGGAACAATCCCATCGACGTTCCTGAGGGCTTTGAACCAGTCGGTCTTTTCGGCTTCTTCCGCGATGAAGCGGGCGACCGATCCAGAACAGTTGACCGACGTCAGGACCCCCAGATAGTTCCGCGTGCCAACACGACCGTCGGCCCGCCTGTAGCCCATGAAGGTTCTGAGGTCTTTATTTCGCTCGACATCCGCAACAATAGAAGACCCCGCTTCGGCAGGCGAGTGTGTCGCCATTCCAAGATTCTGGACGTGCACGTGAGCGCCCGCGGGGACGTCAGCCGTCGCCTGGCCGATGATCTGACCGTAACGCAGCACGAGTTCGCCTTGAGCGATCGCTCTGAGCGCGATCTTGTGTGCCCGCGGTATGTGCTCCAACAGTGTCACGCCAACCACGCTCGTGCCCGCGGGGAGATCGGCAAGCGCTATCGCGACGTCATCGGTCTCGGCGAGCACAATATGGTTCAACGACATCACTTTACTCCAGCGAGCGCGCCGCCGATCCCGGCCGCGCCGCCCGTCACGATGACGACTTTGTCTTCAAGTCCAAGATTCATGGTATTTCCGTCGTTGTGCGAAGCGGCTGGCCCACCGTGGCAGGCCAGCCTGGGTTCGATCAGTCGTAGAGCACGGCTGCGATTTCAGGGTTGTCCATGGTCGTTTTGTCGTACCAGTAGAAGCCCGTGTCGATCGTCTTGGGGAGCGTCTCGCCCTTGAGGGCCATGACAGCCGCCTTGACGGTCTCGTAGCCGATGCCGACCGGGTTCTGCGTAATGGCCCCGGCCATGATTCCATCCTTGATGGCCTGCTTCTGCGCCGTGCCGGAGTCGTAGCCGATCACGATCACGCCCTTGGTGCCTGTTTCCTTGATGGCGTTGACGACGCCGATCGCGGAACCTTCGTTCGCGCCGAAGAAGCCCTTGAGGTCAGAATTCGCCGCAAGGATCGTCTTGGCGATCTCGGTCGACATGAGCTGGTCGCCGCCACCGTACTGGATGTCGACGATCTCGACATTGGGATGCTTCTCCTTCATGCGGTTCACGAAGCCGTCACGACGGTCGATGCCCGTCCGGGACGTCTGGTCGTGGACCACGAGCGCCACTTTGCCCTGACCGCCGATCAACTCGGCCATCTTGTCAGCCGCCAGTGCCGCAGCGGCGACGTTGTCAGTCGTTGCAGTGGTCATGGGGATGTCGCTGTCGACACCCGAGTCGAACGCGATGACCGGGATCTTGGCATCGTGCGCCTGCTTGAGAAGCGGGATGGCAGCCTGTGTGTCGAGAGCGGCGAAGCCGATTGCCTGCGGGCCCTTGGCGAGGGCGGCCGAGAGCATGTCGATCTGCTTGTCGACCTGCGTCTCGTTGTCCGGACCCTCGAAGGTGACCTCGACGTTGAACTCGGCCGCAGCCTTGTCCGCGCCGGCCTTCACGGCCTGCCAGAACTGATGCTGGAAGCCCTTCGAGATCAGCGGGATGTAGATCTTGTCCTGGGCATGCGCTACCCCTCCGGCGCTCAGGATGGCGACAGCGCTCATTGCTGCCAGTAGGTTTCTTCTCGTAATCATTCCTCACTCCTCCTATGTTCGGCGACATGCCGAGTTACGATTCAGATTTCCTTGGGGGCATCAGCCGCTGTCACACGCGGCTCCGCCCGGTCAGGTGCGTTGGCGGCGGACCATGTCCGCGTAGACCGCCAGGATGATGATCAGCCCTGTCACGATCGTCTGCCATTCCTGTGCCACCGACAGGATGCGGAGACCGTTCAGCAGGACCGACATGATGAAGGCGCCGATGATTGTGCCGAGGATCGAGCCGCGGCCTCCCGCCAGGGAAGTGCCTCCAATGACCACGGCTGCGATGGCATCCAGCTCATAGCCAAGGCCGAGCGCGGGCTGCGCGGAGTTGAGCCGCGAAGCGATGATGAGACCTGCGATCCCGCAGACGCCGCCCGACAGGCTGTAGACGCAGATTTTCCAGAAGTCGGTGTCCACGCCGGAGAGACGCGCGGCTTCCTCGTTTGAGCCCAATGCGAACGTGTAGCGTCCAAGGGCTGTGCGGTTGAGAACAAACGCGACGAACACAGCCAGGACAAAGAGAACGAGCACGCCATTCGGGATGGGAAGGAACGGGAAGACCGTGCCGATCAACGAACCTGTCGAAATTTGCGAAAAGCCGGGCGTGCCATTGAAGTAGATGGGCTTGGTTCCGGAGATGACGAGAGACGCGCCCTTCAGGATAAGCATCATGCCGAGGGTGGCGATGAAGGGCGGGACCTTCATTCTGGCGATGAGCGTGCCCGAGATGAACCCACAGAGGGCGCCCATGCCGATTGCCGCCACGATGCCGAACGGGAGCGGCATCCCCAGATAGGTCAGGACCACGCCGGCGATCACCGCCGTGAAGGTCATCAGCGTTCCTACCGAAAGGTCGATGCCTCCCGTTATGATGACCATGGTGACCGCAACTGCCAGAACCCCGTTCACGGACGTGGCCTGGAGGATGCCGATGATGTTGGACGTCTGCAGGAACTTGTCGGATGCCAGGCTGAAGAAGATCAGCATTGCGATCAGGCTGGCAAATGCGAGAAGCTTCTGATGAACGCCGGACGACGTCCGCTTCTTCACCTCGGTCTGTATGGTCATGGTCATGCGGCTTCTCCCCCGATCTCCACCCGGCGCTGGGTGGCCAGATGCATGATTTCTTCTTGTGTCGTTTGCTTCCCCCCGGGGAGGATGCCTGTCAGGAGGCCCTCACACATCACCGCGATGCGGTGAGACAATCTGAGCACTTCGGGGAGTTCCGACGAGATGACGATGATCGCCTTGCCTTCCTGGGCGAGGGCCTGCATCAGGCGGTAAATTTCGGATTTCGCGCCGACATCGATGCCCCGGGTGGGTTCGTCGAAAATCAGGATGTCGCAGTTGCGCAGCAGCCATTTTGCCAGCACGACCTTCTGCTGGTTTCCGCCGGACAGCAGCCGGACCTCCTGGCGTTCCGACGGAGTGCGGATGCTCAACTGCTTGATGTAGTCACGGGCGATCTGTGCAAGCTTGCCGTCGTCGATGACGCCGATCCCGTTCGAGAAGCGCGCGAGGTTGGGCAGACCGACATTCGCGGTCAGGTCGAGACCGAGCGCCAGGCCCAGATGCTTGCGGTCCTCCGAAAGATATCCGATCCCCGCGGAAACCGCGTCCTTGGGGCTTTTGATGGCAGCCGTTTTCCCGTGGACGATGATGTCGCCGGCTTCTCTGCGGTCCGCACCGAAGATCAGTCGCGCGACCTCGGTTCTGCCGGCTCCCATCAAACCAGCAAATCCCAGGATTTCGCCTGCCTTGAGGCTGAAGCTGACGTCTTGAACCGCCTTGCCACGACGAAGCCCGCGCACCTCCAGCGCTGTCGGCGCGTCGGAGAGATCTGGGATGGCGGCTTCGGTATTGTCGAGCTCGCGGCCGACCATCATGGATATGATCTTCGAAATCGGCGTCTCGGATGCCTTGACGGTACCAACATACGCGCCGTCCCGCATGATCGTGACACGGTCCGAAATCTTTTTGATCTCGTCCATCTTGTGACTGATGTAGACGATGCCGACGCCTTCGGATTTCAGGCGCTCGATGATCGTGAAAAGCTCGTTCACTTCCGTGTCGTTGAGGGCGGCCGTCGGCTCATCCATGACAAGGACGCGGGATTTGTGCGACAGGCTCTTGGCGATCTCGACCATCTGTTGCTGCGCCACGGACAGGGTGCGCACTTCCGCGCGCGGGTCGATGGCGACGTTCATGGCCGAGAATATCTCTCGCGCCGCGTGGTTGAGGGCGTCTTCATCCAGTCGCCAGAAACGCTTGCGAGGTTCGCGGCCAATGAAGATGTTCTGGGCGACGGTGAGATCATTCATCAGGGCGAGCTCCTGATGGATCATGCCGATTCCGAGGGCTTGCGCCGCGTGCGGACTGGGGATCGTCACTTCGTTGCCGGCGACCCGGATCGTGCCGCCATCCGGCCGCCAGATACCGGATAGAGTCTTCATCAACGTCGATTTTCCGGCCCCGTTCTCTCCCATCAGCGCGTGAACCTCGCCTGCCTGCAGGTCAAAACTCACGCTTTTGAGCGCATGCACGCCGGGAAAGTGCTTGTCGATCGACTCGAGCCTTATGAGTTCAACCATGACCTGATTTCCATGCGGGCAAAGCGACGAGGACCTTGATCAAGCCTGACCGATCCGCTGCCAGCGCAGGCAGCCTTTCCGGCAGTTCATCCAACGCCAGGACGGTGGAGACAAGTTTGCCGCCATCGATATCGCCCGAGGCGAGAGCGTCCATCACATGCAAGAAGTCGGGCGTCTGGGCGTTCCGGCTCCCGACCAGCTTCATTTCACGCTTGTGGAATTCGGCATCGGAGAACGTCAAGTCTCCCTTGACGACCGAGACGAAAACGTAGGTCCCACCGTGCGCCACATGGCCGAACCCGGCTTCCATCGCCTTGGGACTTCCGGTCGCGTCGAAAACAACGTCGAAGCCGTCCGCCAACTCGCCTTCCAGCAGATGCCGATCCGGCATGTGCAGGCGGGAGAAGCCGAATGCCTTCGCGGCTTCGAGCCGCTCCGCGCTCATATCCATCAGATGGACTTCGGCACCCGCCAACCGGGCAAACAGCGCTGCCCCCAGACCTATCGGACCAGCTCCGGTGACGAGCACCCGGTCGCCCGTGGTCGCTTCGGAGCGCCGTACGGCGTGCGCGCCGATTGCAAGAAACTCCACCAGAGCGGCATCCCGCACCGATAATGCGGACGCGTCATATAGATTTCCGGCGGGGACGGCGATCCTCTCGCACATCCCTCCGTCACGGTGGACGCCGAGAACACCGATCGCCATGCAGCAGTTCGGCTTGCCGCGCAGACACGCTCGGCATTTTCCGCATGCGATATAGGGGTTGATCACGACCAGCTGGCCCTTGATCCATCCATCGGCGTCCGCGGCCACGTATCCCGACAGTTCGTGTCCGATGACGCGGGGATATTCGAGATAGGGATGCTTGCCTTCGAAAATGTGGTAGTCGGTGCCGCAGATGCCCGCAGCCGCGAGATCGATGAGCACCCATCCTGGAGGAGCGGCGACAGGCAGATCGCGCTCGAGCAGGCTGAACCGGCCCGGCTCCACGCATACGCCGCTCAACATCCGACGGCTCGAAGTCAACTGACTTTTCATTTGCCCTCCCGCAATTTGGTTTTTTATTATTATAAACAAATTTGGATGGCAAATGTTTTTAATCGTTTAAGAACAAAACATGTCGGATCGGTCACACTGCCGGGTTCAGCGCCTGAAGGAGACGGGGTTGCGCCAAGTCCACCCCCAACGCCTTTCCCCAATCGACGAACGCGCGAAGCCGCCGCTCCAGCTTCTGTTCGTGGTTCTGGCCAATGTCGGACAGCTTGTGGGCGAGGAACGGGTTGGAAAACCGATCCAGCGTCGTCGAGACGTAGCCAACGGCATCACTATCACCGCCCGCGAGGAAGACCGGCAGGACCTCCTCGCCATATAGGTCCTCGAGATCGCCCCGGATCACCGGATCGGACAACATGTCCTTCACGTAGGTCTGATGTCGACCGCTACGGAGCCATTGGGCGACGAGATAGGTATGACCCAGATTGAGGATGTAGAGCTTGCGCCGTTCCGTGGGACCGAGGTCTTCGACAATCTGAACACATGTATGGGAGCAGGGTACTCGCAGACCGGGTACGTTCTCGATCGCCCACAAGGCGTAAGGTTCGGCGACTGCGCCCGCAGGCTCGATCGGTTCGGACACGATCCGGTCAACGAGAGAGTTGACGAACAGAACCTGGGTGGAAACCCAATCGGCGAATTCACTTGAATAGCGCTGCGCCGCCCGAAGCACCTGTTCCCGGAGAACTCTCCCGTTCTCCGCGATCAATTCGGTCGGCATGATCTGAGGACCACTCCGGCCCGCGAGAAACCGCGCGTGCAACAGCATCGTGAGCTTGGCCGGAAACGACAAGTTCTGATCGTAGGTCAGCCTCTCGTCCGCCGGAGACGGAACGTAGCCCCGGTCGCCGGTGTTCGACAGGACGACCTCGACCTCTTCCACGAAAATCCGCCTGATCTCCTCCCAATCCTTTTCGGTACTCAAGGCCCGCTTGACCGAGGTCACGCGGCTTTCCTGCCGGACGGCAACCCCATCCACCAATCCTTCGATCCTCACGGTGTAGCCCTGCGGATCGGCCAATGCCGCCAATCGGCGGGCGCGTTCCGCGTTGCCGCTCGATTGCACGACGGTGATCGGCCCCATCGCGGAACCTGAAGCCAGGGCCTCAGAAATGAACAGGTCCGCGTGGGCTTGCAGAAAGCGGCTCGTGCCGAACTGGAGGATCGGAGTGATTGACATATTTCGCGTCTCATGATGAATGGTATTTTATGATAAAATACACTTCGGGTGATCGCAAGGGATATCGGTCTTGAAAATTGTGTGCGTCGGGGAGGGGATGGCAGAACTCCGCTCGAACGGCCTCGGCTATGCGGTGGGCTTTGCAGGAGACACTTTCAACACGGCCATCTACTGTCGCCGACGTCTCGCGCCTGACTATAGACAGGATTTCAATGGCTAGGACAGACGAACGTTTCCGCGAGGCATTCAACGCCACGCTCGAACTCTGCCAGGCGATGGCGCCCGGCGACCAATTGCCCTCCGAGAATGACTTGGCAACTCGGCTTGACGTTAGCCGAACGGTCGTGCGCGCGATTTTGGAGAAACTCCAGGGCGAGAAGATCATTGCCTGGGTGGGCCGGGAAAAGCGCCTGCTGAGAACACCTGAGGATACAGACAGGCTTGAGGTCCAGGAAGGGATGCTCGATGAGCAGCAGCTGGAGCGTCAATTCCTGGACTGGATTTTGCGCTTCGACGTTCCCCCGGGGACCGCCCTGAACGTCTCCGAACTCAGGCGTCGGTTTCCCGTGACTCCCCATATGCTTCACGAATTCCTAGCATCGCTCAGCAGGTTTGGGCTTGTGCGGCGTCGACCGAAGGGCGGATGGGAATTGGTGGGATTCACGCGCGAATTCGCGATCGAGCTATCCGAATTCCGGATGGTCCTCGAGTTGAATGCAGTATCCCATTTCGTTCAGCTTCCTCCCGAGGACCCGATCTGGGAACAGCTTGACGATCTCGAGCGAAAGCACGAGCGGCTTGCCGCCGAAATTGACGAACGCTTTCATGACTTTTCATTGCTCGACGAGGAGTTCCACACTTTGATCGACAGTGCTGTCCGCAACCGTTTCGCCGCCGAGTT
This genomic interval carries:
- a CDS encoding mannitol dehydrogenase family protein; its protein translation is MSITPILQFGTSRFLQAHADLFISEALASGSAMGPITVVQSSGNAERARRLAALADPQGYTVRIEGLVDGVAVRQESRVTSVKRALSTEKDWEEIRRIFVEEVEVVLSNTGDRGYVPSPADERLTYDQNLSFPAKLTMLLHARFLAGRSGPQIMPTELIAENGRVLREQVLRAAQRYSSEFADWVSTQVLFVNSLVDRIVSEPIEPAGAVAEPYALWAIENVPGLRVPCSHTCVQIVEDLGPTERRKLYILNLGHTYLVAQWLRSGRHQTYVKDMLSDPVIRGDLEDLYGEEVLPVFLAGGDSDAVGYVSTTLDRFSNPFLAHKLSDIGQNHEQKLERRLRAFVDWGKALGVDLAQPRLLQALNPAV
- a CDS encoding zinc-binding alcohol dehydrogenase family protein, whose protein sequence is MLSGVCVEPGRFSLLERDLPVAAPPGWVLIDLAAAGICGTDYHIFEGKHPYLEYPRVIGHELSGYVAADADGWIKGQLVVINPYIACGKCRACLRGKPNCCMAIGVLGVHRDGGMCERIAVPAGNLYDASALSVRDAALVEFLAIGAHAVRRSEATTGDRVLVTGAGPIGLGAALFARLAGAEVHLMDMSAERLEAAKAFGFSRLHMPDRHLLEGELADGFDVVFDATGSPKAMEAGFGHVAHGGTYVFVSVVKGDLTFSDAEFHKREMKLVGSRNAQTPDFLHVMDALASGDIDGGKLVSTVLALDELPERLPALAADRSGLIKVLVALPAWKSGHG
- a CDS encoding GntR family transcriptional regulator; amino-acid sequence: MQETLSTRPSTVADVSRLTIDRISMARTDERFREAFNATLELCQAMAPGDQLPSENDLATRLDVSRTVVRAILEKLQGEKIIAWVGREKRLLRTPEDTDRLEVQEGMLDEQQLERQFLDWILRFDVPPGTALNVSELRRRFPVTPHMLHEFLASLSRFGLVRRRPKGGWELVGFTREFAIELSEFRMVLELNAVSHFVQLPPEDPIWEQLDDLERKHERLAAEIDERFHDFSLLDEEFHTLIDSAVRNRFAAEFQKLISLIFHYHFQWDKTDERQRNEAAIGEHLRLISALRARDGAAAIAAATDHLKTSKQTLLSSLRVHSLA